The segment GCGCTCGCTCCGGAGGTCGGCGGCGTTCAGGGCGTCCTCGACCTGCTCGTGCAGGGCGTCGAGAACGGTGTCCGCATCGTCCGCGGGGTGGTCGGCGTATGAGGACGTCCTCGACGGAACTGCGGGACCTCGGCGCGGCGTGGGTCGCGCTCTCGGTCGCGTTCGTCATCTTCATCTTCGGCGGCGGGGTGTTCCTCGAGTCCCCGTCCGTCGTCGCGACGTTCCTCGGGATGTGCGCGCTGACCGCGGGCGTCGGGTTCCTCCTGCACGAGCTCGCGCACAAGGTCGTCGCGCAGCGTTTCGGGCAGGCGGCAGAGTTCCGCGCGGACTACAAGATGCTCGGCGCGGCGATCCTCTCGGCGATGCTCGGGTTCCTGTTCGCGGCACCGGGCGCGGTCTACCACCGCGGCCGGATCACGCCGAAGGAGAACGGTCTCATCGCTCTCGCGGGCCCCGTGACGAATCTCGTCCTCACTGGCGCGTTCTTCGCGCTGTTCCTCGTCGTCGGCACCGGCGGCGTCGCCGGGACGGTCGCGAGCCTCGGCGTCTGGATCAACGCCTTCCTCGCCGGGTTCAACATGATTCCCTTCGGGCCGCTCGACGGGAAGACGGTGAAGGACTGGAACCTCGGCGTGTTCGCGGTCGCGTTCGCCGTGATGGGCGGACTCGCCGCGCTCGTCATGTTCACGAACGTCGTCCCGATCGTGATCTGAGCGCAGCCCGGACTCGCGGCGATTGCGTCCGGGACGACCGCGGTTTCTGGAACGACGACGGCGCTCGGAGCGACAGCGACTGTCGTCGCCGACGGGGAGTGACGTAAACACGGCGGCACTCGAACGCTCAGGTATGAGTCGTTCGAGTTTCGAGGCGTCGACCCTCGCTCGCGTGGCGAGCGCACTCGCCGTCCTGGCTGCGAGCGTCGCCGCGGTCGTCTTGCTCTGGAGTGGCCCGGTCGCGGACGCGTTCTTCGCGGCGTGGGTCGTGGGAAGCGTGATCGTCGCCGGCGTCGGCGCGGTGGGCGCGTGGACGAACCGACCGCCGCTCGCGTGGCTGGGGGCGCTCTCCCTGACCGCGATCGTCGTCGTCGGACTGTTGTCCATCGGCATCTTCGTCGCGCCTGCGGCACTGCTCTCGCTCGCGGCTGCCGTGGCCTCGCAGCGAGCGAGGTCGCGCGAGGCCGCCCGAGCGGCGGTTCTTGCCGACCCACCGACGGGGGCGGAGCTCGCGGCGAAGGCGGTCGCGGGCGTCGGGTCGGTCCTAGTCGGTGCGGTACTCGTCTACCTCGGCGCGTTCGTTCGGGAACTGTTCGCGCGCGGATGCCTCGCCGAGACGCTCGCGTGTGCGCTCGCGGTGACGAACTGGGATGCGGTCGCGTTCACGGGCCTCGGCGGTCTCGCGGTCGTCGCCGGCGCGTGGCTCGTCTGGCAGCAGGTGTTCGTCGCGTCGCTCCTCGCGTTCGCGCAGAACGGCTAGCGAGTCGCCGGGCCCGGTGACGCGCCAGCGACGCTCTTCGATTCGAGTCCTGACGCCGACCACCGGCGAAACGTATTAGTGATTGCTTGTATAATCTAGCGTTGATATGGTTCATGATGCAGCCGAACCCGCGACTGACGACGTCGAGTCGGACGATGCGGCGACGAACGATGGGACGATGGCCGGTCCATCGGACGAGACCGACGCCTGCTGCGTCCAGCCCGGCGACGTCGACCCGGCCGCGTTGGCGTCGGACCTCCAGGTGCTGTCCGCGATGGGGAACGATACGCGGTACGAGCTCCTCCGGCGGATCGCGTCGGTCGAGGACGGCGTCTGCGT is part of the Halorubellus sp. JP-L1 genome and harbors:
- a CDS encoding metalloprotease; translated protein: MRTSSTELRDLGAAWVALSVAFVIFIFGGGVFLESPSVVATFLGMCALTAGVGFLLHELAHKVVAQRFGQAAEFRADYKMLGAAILSAMLGFLFAAPGAVYHRGRITPKENGLIALAGPVTNLVLTGAFFALFLVVGTGGVAGTVASLGVWINAFLAGFNMIPFGPLDGKTVKDWNLGVFAVAFAVMGGLAALVMFTNVVPIVI